AATTTCTATAATTAATTCGTTGGATGGAAAGTATACAACGAGCTAATATGCAAAGAATAGGGTCACTAAAAAAATCGTAAATATGATTCAATATATGAATATCAAAAAGGAATGTTTCATAGAATTTCTTTGTCTAAAAATGGAGTTATAATTACTTTTACCAAACCGTTATAATGCAAAAACAAAGTATATGAAGATCTTTTTCTACGTATTATATTACCGGATTCGACGCTATTGAATATCTTGGTAGCACTCAATTCTTCTTGGCAATGCTAAACGAGAGCCCAGCTTCAACATCATAGAACCTTACCGTTGAAAATCCCGCTTTGGCAAAAGGTTGCCTATCGCCTATTCCTTTCTTGCAGATAACCAGATATTCAAATCTGTTCTAGTGACCTTGTTTGACGGAGGTCCTATGACGGGCTACCCTGATTCTGGCATACGGTGTTGACCGTGGGTATTGCTCTCTAGAACAGTGCGGATTCAAGAAACGCAAAATGACTTGCTTAAGATCTACCATCGATTAAGGTTGGAGCATGGCTTGCTGTCGGGTAATGTCCGCACCGTAAACTTACTGTCAACTCGGATTATTGTCAGGCAAGAACACCCTTACAAGGAAGAAGCCACAAAGCAACGACAGCAAAGCCGGTAGACCAAAGGATAATTCGTAAAGCCAGTATGGTATGTTGACATCAATCATTCCTCCTATGTAATAGGTGTATAAAAATGCACCAGAAGGGACAAACGAGAAAACAGCTAAAAGTGCGACTTTGAGTTTCTTCATCTCATTCGTAATGCTCAAGAAATATACACAGAGAGCAACTGGAAGAACAAACAATACTATGAGCGACAGGGGAACCATGAACCAAAGATATTGGTCAGATGGGGGTGGAAGTATTCCGTAATTGTAAAGCTCGTTAGACAAGATATAGACTGCAAGCAATACCAGACAGGCCAAGCAGAACTCGCTGATGCCCCAATACTTAACATGAATAAATATCTATGCTGATTAGTAAAATTTTACGTGACTCTGGTTCCATCTGACAACATATGTTGTTATGCGGATACTGTGAGCTTCTAGTGCAATTGCTAGCAATGTAAAGAAAGGTTTATTCACGATAGGTCACAAATATCAAATAATGGCTTCATTCATTAGGTTTTTGCAAGAACACTTATCGTGTGCTTGATTTTCGGCACTGCCTCGTTGTCATTTGTTGTTTATGCTCAATCTTCTATTCCAGATATACAAACTATTAATCTTCCATCTTGAACTCCAATTCCATCGCCGCCATCCTTAAGCTTGATTTCGGTAAATGTGTCACCTGACATCCCCCCAGACAATGAGGCGCCATATGTAGCTGGCTTTCAAAAGGGCCAAGATGTACTTGTATACAGCATTGTACACGCTATGTGAAGGGTTTCTGTAAGATAAACATATAGAGTGTACTCGATTAAAGGTATTGGTAGTTTTGCTTCTTTATTTGTCTATAAACGGGAGGCGATTACGCCACTTCCTTCCTGTAGCGATTCTAACAGCGATAACGACGAGAATCACAGCCGCTGTTAAGCCTACGATCAAGACAATTCGTTCGTCAATAGGTAATACCATAAGGTTACTCTAGCAGAATACTATCTGAATATAGTATATAAGCCTGTACTATTCAGTCGATTGTTTATCGAATCCTACAGTTTCTGTTTACTCAAACGCATTCATCATGTTGATAGACCAATTCTTTCGTGACTCAAGATTCTTCTGGCCAGCAGTGTTGTTGCTTACCTATGCACGACCGGCTTTCCAGTCTCCAACTTGTACGGGGATTCGACTTTGAAGTCAACTCTTGACCGTAAGTCAGTCCAATAGTGTTATGTTGGAATGTCAGAAATCAGCCTACGAGCTTCCTGCCTTCACTTTTCGGTATGGCTGCAAGCGTCTCGCTGGTCACTATATGAGACTGTTTGAGAAGGAACGAAGCAACTGTTTTTTCATCCGGCGCTTCAATCACCATTATGTTATCATATCTTCCCAGTGTATAGAAATCCTCCTTCACCTTCAGACCCTTCTTGGCAAACTCCTTCTCAAGCTTGTCCTCTTCTGCAAAGTCTTGTTTAGTAAGCTTCTTTCTGAACTTTACCAAAGTAACGAAGTACATACTTTCTTTTTTACACGAGTTATATATAAACTTGATTTTTTGATAGAACCTAGAGGTCTGTTGTCCCCCTCTCCCTCCGCTTGTTATGTTATCCTGCTTATAGGAAACTGTGCAATGATCGTTTTTGTGACTAGTGTTTATATATTCAAAGACTCGCTTTCCCGACCCTCACTAAACAATAGTGAAATCTTTTGCGTTTCTGGATATGACTACTCTATACAAAAATCCGTGGTAAACAGGTGGCAAAGTGTTTATCTTAATCGTTTGCTAAAGTTAGTCGTTTCAGTCGTAGCATGCCAAAGGAGGATGAAGGAAGTAGCCTAGTTGCAGGAGCCGAAAGAAGTTGAATGAAAATGGAATACTTTATTCCAGAAAAACTCTTTTAGGTCTCTATCAGGGTACTCTGATCGACTTCGAAACCACTGGTGTTATAGGAGTAGACCCTAGCTGTGAAGTGATAACTCTAGGATATTTGACACAAAACCAGCTAGTCGTGCTTCAGAGAAAGAGCTTTGAAAAGCATGGCTATTATAATGAACTGAAAAAACTTCTTAATGCTCTGCCGAAGCCTTTCTATTCATACAATTATGAATTTGAAATGAAGGTAATGAAAGAAGAGCTTGGAATGCAGGTTAACGATTCAGACTTCTATGATATCATGAAGCCATACAAAGAGATGGCTGAGACCAGAAGGATGAAATGGCCTAAACTTGATGAATTGATAAGCGAGCCAGAAGACTACTTTGGAGAAGGCAAGGTATCTGGAAAAGATGTACCCGAGCTTTGGTACGCCTACTTGCAGAGCGGTGATGAATCGATACTTGATGCAATTGCTCAGCATTGCTTCAGTGATGTATTAAGAGAGATGGTGCTGCTGATAAGAGGAATTTAGAATATTAAAAACTCATATCGTCAGATAGCTGGCTGTTGCTCTTGGAATTTTCATGTCACATAAATTCAGAACTGGTTCTTGAAAATTCGGCCATAAACTTCTCTTTCTAGTCCGCAGTAACCTACCCCAAACTTGTACAAAAAACAAAACTGCTTTTTAACTGTCGAGCTGGCCGTTCTGCTAGGACAAATTGCCAAAGGTTAAGCCTGTGTGGAAGCCTGAATTCCTTGATATATGGAACGCTACGCTCGGATTCTACAAAATCTGGGTCATTCACTTGGGCAGAAGATACGGCATTCTGCAGGCTCTAGAAGAAACAAGCTATTCTCCTGATGAGTTGGCGTCGACTCTTGGACTTCAACCTGAACCTATCAGGATCTGGTGCGATGTAGCTTACTCACTAGGTTTGGTTCAAAGGAAGAAAGGAAGATACCATCTGTCGAAAAGGCTTGCTTCCATTCTTGTCAATGAAAATGATGTCAATTACATAGGTGGCCTTGTTTCATACATTGCCCTAAGAAGCTTGGACTTCGGTGTGTTTGATGATTATTTTAAAAATGGCGCAAGCTACATGCCGCAACCCCACACAACTGAGGCTTTCGAAGAAGCAACAAAATGGGACCATACCGCGTTTATGAAATTGGTTTTACCTAGGGAGAAAAGACTTCGCACCGTTTTGGAGAACGCAAAGGTTCTTGACCTTGGGTCAGGTGCCGGAAACTGGTCTATCAAGCTTGCGTCTTATTTTAAAAACTCAACTTTTGTATGCATTGACCCTGATGCAACAGCCATAGAGAGCGGAAGAAAGAAGTCATTAGAACTTGGCCTTCACAATATCACCTTCCATGTTTCCAAGGCAGAGGAGATGAATTTTAAAAACGAATTTGATGTGGTTTACTTGGGTGAGGTACTCTGTCTCATAAATCAAAGAAAGGAAGTTCTCAAGGCTTGCTATTCTGCTTTGAAAGAAGGTGGGTTCGTGGTGATTTGTGAAGGTCTGATAAATGTGGATAAGAAAAAACCGGATAACCAGCTTACTGAAGCAATGCAGCTTGATTTCAAAATTCTGGGTGGCATGTTCTTGACAAAGCACGAATTAAAAGAACTTCTTTCGACAGCTTTATTCACAAAAATTAGATTTTACGATGCTGGAGGAGGTCTATGGTTTGCTATTGCTGAAGCCAAGTGAATCAGGAGAGTTATGTGAGAAGATTATCGAAGCATATTCTACTTGCGCCATATAATTTAAGGTCTATTCTTCTATTTCGAAAGGACATAATGGAGGAAACGTCCTTGCATGCTATTGTGTCAAAGCCTTCGTCGATAATGGTACCTTTTCTCTTATTTTCCCAGCCTTCCACCAGTTAATAACAACTAGATCATTGTACCGCCAGATACATGCTAAGCACATCTTCATTATTTTCTGCATGGAAAAACACAGGTATATTCTGAGTTGCGGTAGCCTTAAAACTTGTGAGAAGCCAGTCGCCATTTTCAAACGCAAGCGTTCTCTCCATGAAAGCATCGTCTATGGCGAAGGTATCTGATACCACCTGTCTGTCATAGGGCCTAGGCATGGTTGAGACGAAATAGCTGTGAAGCTGTTGTAAAGCACCGGTATTAAGGTTAGCAACCCTCTGAGTGCTTATCCAGCCATGCAAATGGTATTTCCTTCCATGCCTCAAGAGCCTCTCAACCGCTCTGCTTGCTTGTTCTGTATAATCCTCTTTCTTGGGCTGAGCAGGGATGAACTCCTGAGCTTCGTCGATGACAAATAAAACCCTAGGCGTTAATTCAAAGTTCCTTTTCCTTATTCTAAATACCCCGTTGATTATCGATGCAGCCTGCTGTCTGGCATCCTCCGCCTCAGGTAAATTGACCACAAATAGCCTGGGAGAATCTTTCTTCTTCGATAGAATTTCTTGCACTAGGTCTTCCCAATCATACCCTCTTTCTTCTTTCTGCTTTGGAGACTTTGAGATAACATCCTGCAAGGTGTCAAAGACCTTTCTGACTGTTGATTTAGTATCTAGTTTGCTCGTTATATCACTCAGCTCTTCCAAGAGCTCATAAGTATCATTGCCGAACTGATTATCAAGAGAAAGATGTCTGCTCTTTACAAAATCGTTTATTCTTTGTATTATCGTAGGTATATACAATTTGGTGTTTATGGATCCATATTTGTCGCTTAAGGTATCAGACAAGACTTCTATCAAGCCGCCGTAGGTGGTGAACTTCAGCACGCCTTCCACGTTAACAACAGGAAGCTCGACAACTGTAACCTTTGACTGGTCGAACAGCTTTTTGACCTTTTCCGCCAGTTCTTTACCGCTATCAGTTAACGACTCCGGCATTGCATGTCTCTTTACATATTCTTCGGCTTTGTCCTTGGCTGTGAATTCCTCGGTAAAGATTACCCTGCTTGGATAGCCTAACAGGCAATCTATAAGGTGTATACCGTATTCAGATGATACATCAATGATAACAACTTTGAGATCAGGTATGACCCCAAGGGCCTTCCTCAACACCATCGCGGTAAGATTGGATTTGCCGCTCCCAGTAAAAGCAAAGACACCGACATGATAGTGCAGAAGTTTTTCTATGTCAACAGTAAGAGGTATCTCCTGATTCGTCACCCCAAGCAACTTCCCTATGCTGTACTTGTCAACATCCTTCTTCGGCACATAGCAGAGCAGCTTCTGAATTGCATCACTATGCAACAGCTTTACAGGACTGCCTGCCAGTACAGCAACCTGCTTTCTCTCGTATATTATGTCGCCATCTTTGATCCTCATTATGTAGTTTGTCGGGGCAGCTATAGCTTCTATCCACGTATTCTTCGAGCCTTTCTCCCACTCCTTCTGTATCAGGTCCATGAACTCTCTTCTAACTGCAGCAGGCTGAGACTTGTCTAAGGTTAGCATTGAATAATGCATTGGGTAAACATCGGCTATCTCATATACAGAATACACTTCATCAGACCCCAGAGTCTGAACGTTCGGAATCGCTAATAGCTGCCCAGCTGCCAGTTTCTTTATCACGTTCGGAGTGTAGATGCATTCGACTATTGCTGTCTTGAAAGTTATCGTGGAATGTCCGTCAGACGAGGTTCTTGTTGTAACTCTTATCTCCCTCAGATGAGCGTTGAATTCGCCTGTTATGTCATCGAATGCGTTCAAGGCCTATTTTCTCCTCTCCGATTCTATTTTGCTCCTATAATCTCTGAAGCTGGTCGAAAACAGCACCTGTTGGTCAAGGTCAGACTTCCTCATTTCAAGCGCCAAGGCAGCCAAGTAGGCATTTCTGTTCTCTTCCAGCACAGCCTTTGCCTTCTTATCGGCTAGGAACAGCGGGTAATTATGGCCGAGGGCTTCCGGAATGACGTCCCCAGCCATCGATGAAAGTATCGCTATGCAGAGGTTAGTCATTCTTGATTCATTTGAAAGATGCAAGACTGGATGGATTTTGTTATCAATCTTATTATCGAAATGGTGCAAAGTGAGTTCATTCCAGTGATCATACCTAGAGTAAACAGGCCTGTCGAACGTAAAAACATGGCTCCTTACAGAAGGATTGTTTGAACTGCTCCACAACTGCATATAGCATTTTACGAACGTCCTCTCTTGACTTATTATGTTTTTGTACGCCCCTCTTACCTTAGCTTCTCCCTTCGGTAAAGAAGCATCGTCTCCTGGAGCCATAGTCCTGAACGCTGCGTCGATATCTATCGAATGCCAAGGTGTGGGGACATGTTCGCTGTTGATGACGCTATTTGTCTGCAAAAGCATCTTGTCGCTGTCGAAGTTTGGAAGAGATATTTGCAACAACCTGCTTGAACGAAGCAAAGGAACTACAGTCTTTATCAACTCAGCTGCTGAGGTATCTTTGGTTATACCTATGGGTAATATATTGCGATTCCATGATTCCCTAGCCAAATAATATATCAAAAGCAACGTAATGAAATCAAGGTCATCTGCCTTTATCCATTCTTCATGCCCTTCCTTTGATATTCTAAGGGGATGCCCTTTATCTGTGTTGAAGACATGCTCGGCAGTACTTTTTGCAGCATGCATAACCCTGTTCCAGTAATCATGAACCTCTTTCTTCAACTTGAAGTTGAAGACTTGCTCAAAGATATGAAAGTCGTTCTCAAGCCTTCCGAATTCCTTCTGCAACTTTGGACCGTAAGCTGGGTTTATTCGCAACCTGCCCAAAAGTTGAGGTATACTCAGCTGACTTTCGTCCATGAGTTTCAGCAACGCTGCATATTCAATAAATTGACTCCTAGCAGGAGGTATGCCAGCTGATTGATTGGCAAGAAGCATCCTTGCCAGCTGCAGGTCAAAATTACTGACCTTACCGTATGGGGTATCCATTCCTTCAAGGATGGAAGCATGCTCATCTATCACTTCCTTCGTTGACCAGACCAGATGACCCATATCTCCAGCCAGCGTCCTGTCAAGAAGTATTATCTTGACGTCTTTGTCAGATTCTATTGCTTTGTATGCCAGATAGTACTCTGCTAGATGCATTATAGAGCTGGGCAGTCTCTCAACATCTACCTCAATTCCCGCTTGTGTCGACTGACCGAATACGCTGGCAGCATCTTCCTCTGAAAGAGGGATAGCAGCTGAAACACCAGTATCCTCTACCGGTTCTGGTTCGTCTGCTGTTGAGTTATCTGACGTAAACCGGACAAGACCCTTGTACGTAAACGCTCCCACGTAGAATACCAGAAGGTCAAGCTCCTCATCATAAGCTGTAGTTCCATCTATGGCTATGTATTTGACACTGTCACTTCCGAAGAATTCTACAGCTGTCTTCTTGGCAGCGTCATAGTCTACACCGAAACGTAGTAGCTTATTTACATCTTGATATGAACTTCTTAGCTGATCAAACTTTTTCTTGAAGGAATTGAAGATGTATGTGGAAGAAGTCTTCACTCCTTCAATCGTTCTGTGACTCCCAGATTGCGCCAAGACATCAATCACCCTCTTAATATTTGGGCCCTTCGGAACTAGTGCTTAGGATGATATGCGCACTATAGAATAACCGCCTGTATACCGCCTGAAATGATCCCACGAAACGTTCGAGACACCATCTCATCATAATTATCCTTATTCCTCTCTCTTCAGCAAGATATTATATCTTATTAACGAGTTGTTAGTTCTCTCTCATCCTGCATAATATAAGAATTACAAGTCTTGCGATTTTCAAGACGTGTTCATATCATTTTGAACCATGGTTTGTGTTCCTGAATTTTATCGTGTTGGTATCCATAACACCTCTCGCTGTAACCAACTAGAAGACCCCAAAACTGGAAGCGAAGGAATCTTTAACGCTAGATAATCAGACTGAAGTTATTGCAAATCATCATTGTTATCAAAATCAAAAAGTTTTTTGATCTGAGATATGCTTCACAGACTTGAGACCATGGAGAAATGGTGGCTGGTTGTCGGTACCAAGGAAAACTGGAAGACAGCATTTGAGAATAAAGGCATCTGGGGGCTAAGATCCACAGCCAGGCATAATACGATATGGAAACAGCTCGATCGTGACGACTACATACTATTCTATGTTAATTCACCCATAAGTGGTGTAATAGGCTACGGTAAGGTGAGGAACAAGTTCAAACAGGATAAACCGCTCTGGCCAGAGGAAACAAGAAAAAGAAAGGTCATATGGCCTAACAGGTTTGAATTTGACCCTATCTACCTTGTTCCAGAAGAGTACTGGAAGGAACAGGCAGTGAAAGATGATAAACTGAAGGTACTCGCACGTAGTGGCTTTCAACCCTTGGATACTGATATAGCTGAAGAGATTGTAAATCAATTTGGTCCACAAAAGGGGAAAGGACAGGTAGTAGAGAAAGGTAAGCATGACCAAATAATTGAAAAGATCGTACAAATCGGGAAGATGCAGAGGTTTATTGCGGACAAAGAATACCCAATGGATGGCACCAGACTTGACGTGGTGTGGAGGAGAGTGGAAGAAGGTTCACCAACTTACGTCTTTGAGGTTCAAGTAGGAGGAGATATCTACCACGCGCTCGGCAAGCTTAAACATGCGTATGACAAATGGAATAGTAATACCTATCTAATATTGAGCAACGAGCACAGGCCCGAAGCCGAAAAACTCCTATCCGGAACCTTTCACGAAATAAGAGAGAGAACAAAACTTATCGATTTAGAGCAAGCAGAAGAACTGTTTAACTTGAAGAAGAGATACTATGATTACGAAAAGCAAATAGGCATCCTTTAGCTACACTGGTTTGCTTATCCTACGAAGTAGCAGTGGTCTACCTCAAACAGAATTGATCCGTAATCGGCTTTGGATCTGTACCATATTGTTAGCCAGACTGGCTAGATGCGGTCGATTCACTTGATTCCATAAACATCTTTTTAATCGGTTCTTTATCCTTCCCTAAACATTGCCGAGCGAGCGCCAGATGAAGAATCAAGACTTACAAATACTGAACATACTGAATCCTCTAGTTTCTCAATGGCTCGCTCGTTTTGAGAGTTTAACTCCTCCTCAAAAATTAGCGATTCCTCTGATTCATCAGGGAAAGAATACATTGATTGCTTCCCCTACTGGAAGCGGGAAGACTCTGGCAGCCTTTCTGAGCATAATAAGCGAGCTGATTAATCTATCACAGAGGGGCGAGCTGCAGGAGCAGGTCTACTGCATCTACATTTCTCCATTAAGGGCCCTTTCGAACGACATCAAAAAGAACTTGCTTCAACCTCTTGAAGAGATAGACAAGATAGCTCAGCAACACAAAATGAAGCCTCTCGGGATCAGGGTAGCAACCAGAACAGGCGATACTACCCAGTCAGAAAGGGCCAGAATGCTGATTCATCCTCCCCATATTCTGATCACAACTCCTGAAAGTCTCTCGATAATGATTACAGCCCCCAAGTTCAAGGAGAAGCTGAAGTCTGTCAGATGGGTTATAGTTGACGAAATACACGAAATCTGCGAATCGAAGAGAGGTGTTCATCTATCCCTAACTCTGGAGAGGCTGCAGGACCTTTGCCAAGCTGCTCCAGCCAGAATAGGCCTGAGCGCTACGATCCATCCTCTGGATGAAGTTGCAAGATACTTGGTAGGTTATGAGAACGGCAGGGAAAGAGATTGCGAAATAGTCGATACCAGGTTTGTCAAGCCTACAGAATTTCTGGTCAGCTCTCCTGCAAGGGACCTGATGGGCACTTCATCTTCAAAAATCACAAATGCTATGTACAGACAAATAGCTGAGCTGGTAAAGAAGTACAGAACATCTCTTGTGTTCACAAACACAAGGTCAGGAACTGAAAGAGTTGTCTATCATCTCTCAAAGCTTAATGCAGTTGACCTTGAAGAACTGGCAGCCCATCACAGCTCTCTATCAAGGGAGATAAGACTTGACGTTGAAGATAGACTGAAGCAGGGTAAGATGAAGGTTGTGGTAACTTCAACTTCGCTCGAGCTTGGAATAGACATCGGAACGATTGACCTTGTAATTCAGATAGGCTCTCCAAAGTCGATATCGAGATGCCTGCAGAGGATAGGAAGGTCAGGTCATTCGCTCAGCACAGCATCAAGGGGTGTTCTGATAGGGCTTGAGAGGGATGACCTGGTAGAAGATATGGTGATAGTCAGAGAAGCGCTCAAAGGCAGACTGGACAGAGTGCACATCCCGAAGGGTAGTCTTGACGTTCTTGCACAGCATGTTGTTGGTATGGCTCTGGAAAAGAAGTGGAATGCCAAGGAGGCCTATGAACTAGTGAAGAGAAGCTATTGTTACAGAGATTTGACCTTCGACAGCTTTGAAAGGGTGCTAAAATATCTCTCAGGAGGTTATTCCACGCTCGAAGGTTACAAGGTTTATGGCAAGATATGGTATGATGCTGATGAGAAGGTCTTTGGTAAAAGAGGAAAACTGATGCGGGTAATTTATGCAACGAACATAGGAACAATACCGGATGAAGTAGCAGTAAAGGTGTATGATGAGAAGAACAGACCAGTCGGTTCAATAGAGGAAGAGTTTCTTGAGAGGCTGAGCAAGGGAGACATATTCACACTTGGTGGAAGACTCTACATGTTCAGGCATGCAAAGGGCTTCAAGGCTTATGTCAGCAGGATAAAGGATGGTAAGCCGACTGTGCCATCATGGTTCAGCGAAATGCTTCCTCTAAGCTTTGACTTGGGAGAAGCTATAGGTGACTTCAGGAATCAGGTCTTCAATCTGCTGAGGATGAATAAGAGCAGAGAATCAATTCTCAGATTCATAATGCAGACAACTCATTCAGACAGAAAAGCAGCAGAGGCTGTGCTGGGTTATTTTGATGCGGAGATGAGGTTTCTGAAGAAGATAGGAATAGAGCAGACTCCAGACAACAGGAACATCATAGTTGAAAACTACGTAGATTCAGAAGGAAGGCAGAATATAATATTCAATTGCGTCTTCGGCAGAAGAGTTCATGATGCTCTATCAAGAGCCTATGCCCAGGCAATTACCGAGTCGATGAACAGAAACGTGCTGGTCAACGTTCAGGACTCGTGCTTCTCTCTGGTTCTTGAGCCGGGGCTGAGATATGATGTGAAGAAACTGCTGGGCCAGATAACATCCGCAAATGTAAGGGAGAAGCTGGTGGAATCGGTAAAGCATACTGAGATGGTCAAGAGGAGATTCAGGCACTGTGCAACAAGGGCCCTCATGATACTGAGAAATTACAAGGGGCATGAGATAAGGCTGTCAAAGCAGCAGATAAATTCTCAGATCCTTCTCGGTGTATCCGAGAAGCTGGAAAGGTTTCCTGTTGTTGAGGAGACCTACAGAGAGATAGTTGAAGACTTGATGGACGTTGAGGGGGCAAAATCCGTGTTGAGAGATGTTGAACTTGGTACAAGGAGGTTCATAGTGACGGATGAGCTGGACCTGCCTTCGCCATTCACTCATGAACTGCTTGTATCAGCGTACACGGATGTGGTGTTGATGGAGGATAGGAGGGCACTTCTCAACTCGTTGTACCAGACGGTAATGAGAAGGATAGGTGGGAGAGATGCAGGAGGCAACAATAAAGCTGGCTAAAGGCCTGCTCATAGTTAGCCCATGGCCTGTCATCTACTTGGAGAAGGAAAGAGCTATTGTGGCTTCAGATTTGCACTTGGGCTTTGAAGATAAGCTGGAACAGGAAGGGATCAGCATACCTCGTTCTTTTCTTGGTCAGATTCTCCAGTCGATTGTGGAACCTGCGAGAGAGATGGGTGCTGCAAAGATAATATTTCTTGGCGATGTCAAACATGAGTTTGGTGAGCCAGAAGAGGCTGAATGGTTCTTTGTCAAGAAGATGATAAGGGAATGCTTCAAGGTTGTTGAGAAGGTTGAAGTTGTCAAGGGGAACCACGACAATTATATAGCAAGGATACTGAAAGAATTCAACATACCTCTTTACACCCCTTCGCTCGAAGCTGGAGGCTACATTTTGACCCATGGCCACCTAGATGTAAGGGGTAAGAGACTGCTGATCGGTCATGAGCACCCTGCAGTCAGCGTAAAGGATGATTTCGGGATGAAGCACAGGTACAAAGCATTCATTGAAGCAGAGCTTGGAGACGAAAAGGTGTTTGTGCTGCCTTCAGCTTCACCGATAACTCTGGGAACTGACATGAACGAAACCCCTTCTTCCCAGTTCCTCTCTCCTATACTGAATGGCAAGAGATTGGATAATGCCATACCATATCTTGTCGAAATCGGTATAGCCGTGAAGAAATTTCCACCGTTGAAGATGTTATAGGATTGCAGAAGACGAAACATGCATTATCATCCACAGCATAGGTTTGCTGTTATTTTATGATAAAAAAGAACCAGATGCAAATGCTTTTAACATGATGTTTTATCAAAACATTTGTTGAATGGAGATACCGACTCCAGAATAAGTGAAAAGATAAGGATCGAATCTCTCTCAGACCTGATATTCGGCCTCGCACTATCCATAGGCTCCTTGGTTCTCATATCAAGCATTCCGACCTCTCCGTCCCAGCTTACCGTAGATGTGGTTCAATTCGCTTTTAGCTTCATAATCCTTGTGAGCATCTGGACGATATACACAAGGATCGTCCGCTTCCTTTCGATTGAGACAGATACTGCTCTTGTTCTCAACATTCTACTTCTCTTTACTGTTGCCATAGAACCTTTCCTCTTCTACGTAATTGTTAAAGGGTCAGGATTCGAAGGCTATGCCACATCTGTTTTTGGCATAGATATTGGTCTTATGAACTTTATTCTGTTCGGTATGATCACTGTTGCTCTTTCTCAGCTCAAAAGAAAAGGGGGAAACTTACATGTGCAGGAATTCAGAACTCTCTCAAGGCGAAGAATAACACAGTTGCTGGGCGGCGTCGTTTTTATGGTTTCCTCCTTGCCATACTTCTGGGTCGAAGTCCCTTTTGGCGGTTACCTGAGACTTGACCTATGGATAGCCGGCTTCCTCTCATTCTTCTTTTTCAGATTATGGCAGAAAATCTCAAAATGATTTTTCAGAAGCTATCATTGCCATCATGTTTCATGCTGCCCTGCTCAAACAATTCCTTAACTAGCAGTAGAAACACTCCTACCATAAGAGAGAGCATTAACCCTCCCCCTAGCATAAGAAGTGAGGAGCTGGAATAGATTCCAGAAAGGCTTCCGAACCCTGCGAGTGTTCCCAGCATGGCCATCGCAACAGCAGACAACGGGTATGAAATTCTTCTCTTCTTCAAACCTACCAATCCATTTGTTATAACCAGCTTCTATTAAGGATTCTCAACAGCGAAATAACCAACTTTCTGCGAACGTTTGATAAAGGTGATAGAGTAGATGCGATAAGG
This portion of the Conexivisphaerales archaeon genome encodes:
- a CDS encoding ATP-dependent helicase, translating into MPSERQMKNQDLQILNILNPLVSQWLARFESLTPPQKLAIPLIHQGKNTLIASPTGSGKTLAAFLSIISELINLSQRGELQEQVYCIYISPLRALSNDIKKNLLQPLEEIDKIAQQHKMKPLGIRVATRTGDTTQSERARMLIHPPHILITTPESLSIMITAPKFKEKLKSVRWVIVDEIHEICESKRGVHLSLTLERLQDLCQAAPARIGLSATIHPLDEVARYLVGYENGRERDCEIVDTRFVKPTEFLVSSPARDLMGTSSSKITNAMYRQIAELVKKYRTSLVFTNTRSGTERVVYHLSKLNAVDLEELAAHHSSLSREIRLDVEDRLKQGKMKVVVTSTSLELGIDIGTIDLVIQIGSPKSISRCLQRIGRSGHSLSTASRGVLIGLERDDLVEDMVIVREALKGRLDRVHIPKGSLDVLAQHVVGMALEKKWNAKEAYELVKRSYCYRDLTFDSFERVLKYLSGGYSTLEGYKVYGKIWYDADEKVFGKRGKLMRVIYATNIGTIPDEVAVKVYDEKNRPVGSIEEEFLERLSKGDIFTLGGRLYMFRHAKGFKAYVSRIKDGKPTVPSWFSEMLPLSFDLGEAIGDFRNQVFNLLRMNKSRESILRFIMQTTHSDRKAAEAVLGYFDAEMRFLKKIGIEQTPDNRNIIVENYVDSEGRQNIIFNCVFGRRVHDALSRAYAQAITESMNRNVLVNVQDSCFSLVLEPGLRYDVKKLLGQITSANVREKLVESVKHTEMVKRRFRHCATRALMILRNYKGHEIRLSKQQINSQILLGVSEKLERFPVVEETYREIVEDLMDVEGAKSVLRDVELGTRRFIVTDELDLPSPFTHELLVSAYTDVVLMEDRRALLNSLYQTVMRRIGGRDAGGNNKAG
- a CDS encoding metallophosphoesterase family protein encodes the protein MQEATIKLAKGLLIVSPWPVIYLEKERAIVASDLHLGFEDKLEQEGISIPRSFLGQILQSIVEPAREMGAAKIIFLGDVKHEFGEPEEAEWFFVKKMIRECFKVVEKVEVVKGNHDNYIARILKEFNIPLYTPSLEAGGYILTHGHLDVRGKRLLIGHEHPAVSVKDDFGMKHRYKAFIEAELGDEKVFVLPSASPITLGTDMNETPSSQFLSPILNGKRLDNAIPYLVEIGIAVKKFPPLKML
- a CDS encoding TMEM175 family protein; translated protein: MNGDTDSRISEKIRIESLSDLIFGLALSIGSLVLISSIPTSPSQLTVDVVQFAFSFIILVSIWTIYTRIVRFLSIETDTALVLNILLLFTVAIEPFLFYVIVKGSGFEGYATSVFGIDIGLMNFILFGMITVALSQLKRKGGNLHVQEFRTLSRRRITQLLGGVVFMVSSLPYFWVEVPFGGYLRLDLWIAGFLSFFFFRLWQKISK